TTCCTCGACCACGACATGGAGAAAGACGACGCCGTCCGTCGGTCCCGGGAGGCAACCGAGGGGGTAGCCGAGGCGATGCACTGGCTCCGGGAGGACGTCGACGGAGTCATCTACGTGCTCGATTCGACGGAGGACCCGTTCACCCAGGTGAACACCATGCTGGTCGGGATCATCGAGTCCCAGGATCTGCCAGTGCTCATCCTGGCGAACAAGACGGACCTCGAGGAGTCACAGATACAGCGCGTCGCGAACGCCTTCCCACAACACGAGACGATACCGTTGTCGGCGCTGGAGGGAAGCAACATGGACGAAGTGTACGACAAGATCGCGGAGAAGTTCGGGTGATACAGATGCCCGAAGCAACACCTACCGACCTGGAACCCGTTCCCGGGGAACCGGACGGGACGAACGGAACCGACGGCGGCAACGGCAACGGCGTCAGGATCGACCTGATAAGCGGCGCCCGAATGGAGGGGTTGACCGGGATGGAGAAGATCCGGCTCATCCTCGACGGCGTCCGGGACGGAAACATCGTCATCCTCGAGGAGGGGCTTTCGCCCGACGAGGAGTCGAAGCTCATCGAGGTGACGATGACCGAGATCAGCCCGGACGACTTCAGCGGGATCGAGATCGAGACGTATCCCCGGGCGGAAACCACGAATCAGTCGATCCTCGATCGCATCATGGGGCGGGAATCGACGAAGAAACTCACCGTTATCGGTCCGGCGAACCAGATCGAGACGCTCCACAAGGACGAGAACCTCATCAGCGCGCTCGTCTCGCGGAAGTGAACGCCGGACATGCCTCACCAGTGCACCTCCTGCGGTCGGGTTTTCGCGGACGGTTCGAAAGAGATGCTTTCGGGTTGCCCGGACTGTGGGGGGAACAAGTTCCAGTTTCGTCCCTCGAGTGCAGTCGAAGACCAACGGAAATCCGCCACCCGAGACCAACGGAAATCCACCGCGGACCAGTCCCAATCCGTCGAGAGTGACAGTACCAAAAAACGGAAAGAACGGACCGAACGGAAAGAACCGATCGAACGGAAAGAACCGATCGAACGGAAAGAACCGATCGAACGGAAAGAACCGACCAGCGGACAGCAAGAGGAACCTTTCAACGACGGGGAGGTAGTCTCCTCCACGGAGCCCGATGATCCTCCGGAAGACCGCGCGCAGGCGGACGCTCGCTCCGGCGTGGTTTCCGAGGAGGAACTCTCAACGCTGGCAGAATCAACGAACACGGAGACCGACTCGCCCTCGGACGTGGAGACCGACTCGCCCTCGGATGCGGAAACCGGAACGGCCCCCGACAGGGAAGCCGATACGGAACCAGAGGCCGACGACTTCGACCGGCCGGACCTCTCACAGCTACGGGAGGAACTCAACAGCCAGT
The Halalkaliarchaeum desulfuricum DNA segment above includes these coding regions:
- a CDS encoding DUF2073 domain-containing protein; this translates as MPEATPTDLEPVPGEPDGTNGTDGGNGNGVRIDLISGARMEGLTGMEKIRLILDGVRDGNIVILEEGLSPDEESKLIEVTMTEISPDDFSGIEIETYPRAETTNQSILDRIMGRESTKKLTVIGPANQIETLHKDENLISALVSRK
- a CDS encoding OapC/ArvC family zinc-ribbon domain-containing protein, which produces MPHQCTSCGRVFADGSKEMLSGCPDCGGNKFQFRPSSAVEDQRKSATRDQRKSTADQSQSVESDSTKKRKERTERKEPIERKEPIERKEPIERKEPTSGQQEEPFNDGEVVSSTEPDDPPEDRAQADARSGVVSEEELSTLAESTNTETDSPSDVETDSPSDAETGTAPDREADTEPEADDFDRPDLSQLREELNSQFESIKIISQGQYELNLMELYDRQEYIISLQEDGRYVIEMPDAWGPEDE